In Rhizobium lusitanum, a genomic segment contains:
- a CDS encoding GNAT family N-acetyltransferase produces the protein MDMLVKLYELKPDPALEKRMDSEGIVIRRVLAPELSALTSWIQPLFGAGWAAEATAATMRQPPTCFIAVKDDVLVGFACHEATAKGFFGPTGVDPSMRGKGVGQALLLTTLLDMYAQGYAYGVIGGAGPMEFYRRSVGAIPIEGSVPGIYRGMLPLANPSEVSESD, from the coding sequence ATGGACATGCTTGTTAAGCTCTACGAATTGAAGCCGGACCCGGCGTTGGAGAAGCGCATGGACAGCGAGGGGATCGTCATTCGCCGAGTGCTGGCGCCCGAACTCAGCGCGCTGACCTCCTGGATCCAGCCGCTGTTCGGCGCGGGCTGGGCGGCGGAGGCGACGGCCGCCACCATGCGCCAGCCGCCGACCTGCTTTATCGCGGTCAAGGATGACGTGCTGGTTGGCTTTGCCTGCCATGAGGCAACCGCGAAGGGCTTCTTCGGGCCGACCGGCGTCGATCCGTCGATGCGCGGCAAGGGTGTCGGACAGGCCCTGCTGCTGACGACGCTTCTGGACATGTATGCCCAGGGTTACGCTTACGGCGTGATCGGCGGAGCCGGGCCGATGGAGTTCTATCGCCGGAGCGTCGGTGCGATCCCGATCGAAGGTTCCGTCCCCGGCATCTATCGCGGCATGCTGCCGCTTGCAAATCCGAGCGAAGTGTCGGAGTCCGACTGA
- a CDS encoding carbohydrate ABC transporter permease, giving the protein MTDATMQGSGIQRPQRKSSSYYRMRRRCVRGLQIVALLFVLFYTLFPYYWAFVSSTKQGGALYHSALLPAFDFTYYRQLIDNPVFMRSLLNSVYVATTTTFLSLIIGLSAAYALGRIDFPQRRAMLMIVLMVSIFPQVVVLSGMFELINWLGLFNRPSALVLTYLLSTVPFTTWILTTFIREFPRELEEAAIIDGCSHFRILMKILLPLMGPSLASTGILAFILAWNEFLFALTFTLTDENRTVPVAIGLIAGTSRFEYPFGQIMAASVTVTLPLIIVVLLFQRRIVAGLTAGAVKG; this is encoded by the coding sequence ATGACAGACGCAACCATGCAAGGATCCGGCATCCAGAGACCCCAGCGCAAGTCTTCCTCCTATTATCGCATGAGGCGGCGGTGCGTCAGGGGCCTGCAGATCGTGGCACTCCTGTTCGTGCTCTTCTACACGCTCTTTCCCTACTACTGGGCTTTCGTCTCCTCGACCAAGCAGGGTGGGGCGCTTTACCATTCGGCGCTTCTGCCGGCCTTCGATTTTACCTACTATCGGCAGCTGATCGACAATCCGGTGTTCATGCGGTCCCTTTTGAACTCCGTCTATGTCGCGACGACAACGACCTTTCTGTCGCTTATCATCGGGCTAAGCGCCGCCTATGCGCTCGGCCGCATCGACTTTCCGCAGCGTCGCGCGATGCTGATGATCGTGCTGATGGTCTCGATCTTCCCACAGGTGGTGGTGCTGTCGGGCATGTTCGAGCTGATCAACTGGCTGGGGCTCTTCAACCGCCCAAGCGCGCTGGTGCTGACCTATCTGCTCTCGACGGTGCCGTTCACCACCTGGATCCTGACGACCTTCATCCGCGAGTTCCCGCGCGAACTCGAAGAGGCGGCGATCATCGACGGCTGTTCGCATTTCCGGATTCTCATGAAGATCCTCCTGCCCCTGATGGGGCCGTCGCTTGCAAGCACGGGCATTCTTGCCTTCATCCTCGCCTGGAACGAGTTCCTCTTCGCGCTCACTTTCACCCTCACCGACGAGAACCGCACCGTGCCGGTCGCCATCGGCCTGATTGCCGGCACCAGCCGCTTCGAATATCCTTTCGGGCAGATCATGGCAGCCTCCGTCACCGTGACGCTACCCCTCATCATCGTGGTCCTTCTCTTCCAGAGGCGGATCGTCGCCGGCTTGACGGCAGGCGCGGTGAAAGGCTGA
- a CDS encoding carbohydrate ABC transporter permease has product MSARLARRDHRAAWLFLVPIILVMLLVALWPLARTFFFAFTDAYLDNPSAYSMIGFDNFIEVIQDHNWWVAVKNTLVFTVISVAIETVLGIAIALLVNEAIPGRGLARAAILVPWAIPVVVSTKIWEWMLNDQFGVINKLLIELGLVDHGIAWTANSSLIMGTVIFVDVWMTTPFMVLLILAGLQLISPEIFEAAEVDGIPAWKRFWSITLPMLRPAIGVAVLFRVLDALRMFDLAYVMAASNENVMTVSIYARDRLISFQELGVGSAASTWVFLLVALVAIIIIGVLRLDRAAGH; this is encoded by the coding sequence ATGAGCGCTCGACTCGCCCGCCGGGATCACCGGGCCGCATGGCTGTTTCTCGTTCCCATCATCTTGGTGATGCTGCTCGTCGCCCTTTGGCCGTTAGCTCGCACCTTCTTCTTCGCCTTCACCGACGCCTATCTCGACAATCCCTCAGCCTATTCCATGATCGGCTTCGATAATTTCATCGAGGTCATTCAGGATCATAACTGGTGGGTCGCCGTTAAGAATACCCTCGTCTTCACCGTGATCTCCGTCGCCATCGAAACAGTTCTCGGGATCGCCATAGCACTTCTCGTCAATGAGGCGATCCCCGGCCGCGGGCTTGCTCGCGCGGCCATTCTCGTTCCTTGGGCGATACCCGTCGTTGTTTCTACCAAGATATGGGAATGGATGCTCAACGACCAGTTCGGCGTGATCAACAAACTCCTCATCGAACTCGGCCTCGTCGACCATGGCATTGCCTGGACGGCCAACAGCTCGCTCATCATGGGCACCGTCATCTTCGTCGACGTGTGGATGACCACGCCCTTCATGGTGCTGCTCATCCTCGCCGGCCTGCAGCTGATCTCGCCGGAGATCTTCGAGGCAGCGGAAGTGGATGGTATCCCCGCCTGGAAACGCTTCTGGTCGATCACCCTGCCCATGCTGCGGCCGGCCATCGGCGTGGCGGTACTATTCCGCGTGCTGGACGCGCTCAGAATGTTCGACCTTGCCTATGTCATGGCCGCCAGCAACGAGAATGTCATGACTGTGTCGATCTACGCCCGCGACAGGCTGATCAGCTTTCAGGAACTCGGCGTCGGCTCGGCCGCATCGACCTGGGTTTTTCTGCTCGTCGCACTTGTCGCAATCATCATCATCGGGGTGCTTCGCCTCGACCGGGCAGCGGGGCACTGA
- a CDS encoding ABC transporter ATP-binding protein, protein MASVSLESVSKNFGTHSVIQDVNLQINDGEFVVFVGPSGCGKSTLLRIVAGLISASKGVVSIGGDDVSDVPASKRGVAFVFQSYALYPHMSVARNIGFALETLGMGREAVRQKVSSVARMLKVDHLLERRPRELSGGQRQRVAIGRALVRQPEIFLFDEPLSNLDSDLRMEMRMEIAKLHDDLKTTMIYVTHDQSEAMTLADRIVVLNHGRIEQIGTPQELYHAPDNRFVAGFIGSPRMNFLPVAMRQAAGASRIEGAGGLSIGAAVQASAEPAAAIGIRPEALRLVDALEGRIVGTLERVEDLGHEHFGYCRIADDTIWVIRLATAPGQHLIGKPVGLDFADGAMFVFDAGGKRLILDDPTQDAGEATDR, encoded by the coding sequence ATGGCATCGGTTTCGCTTGAATCCGTTTCAAAGAACTTTGGTACGCATAGCGTCATTCAAGACGTCAACCTCCAGATCAACGACGGTGAGTTCGTCGTCTTCGTCGGCCCTTCTGGCTGCGGCAAGTCAACGCTTCTGCGCATCGTCGCCGGGCTCATTTCCGCATCGAAAGGCGTGGTCAGTATCGGGGGCGACGATGTCAGCGACGTGCCCGCATCCAAGCGCGGCGTAGCCTTCGTCTTTCAGTCCTACGCGCTCTATCCGCATATGAGCGTCGCGCGCAACATCGGGTTTGCCCTGGAAACGCTGGGCATGGGTCGCGAGGCAGTCCGGCAGAAGGTCTCCTCGGTTGCCCGCATGCTCAAGGTCGATCATCTGCTCGAGCGCCGGCCGCGGGAATTGTCCGGCGGGCAGCGCCAGCGCGTGGCGATCGGCCGGGCACTGGTGCGCCAGCCAGAAATATTCCTTTTCGACGAACCGCTTTCCAACCTCGATTCCGACTTGCGGATGGAAATGCGCATGGAGATCGCCAAGCTTCATGACGATCTCAAGACGACGATGATCTATGTTACGCACGATCAATCGGAAGCCATGACGCTCGCCGACAGGATCGTCGTTCTCAACCATGGCCGCATCGAGCAGATCGGAACGCCGCAAGAGCTCTATCATGCGCCCGACAATCGCTTCGTGGCGGGTTTTATCGGCAGTCCGCGCATGAATTTCCTGCCCGTTGCGATGCGACAAGCGGCCGGCGCCAGCCGGATCGAAGGCGCTGGTGGCCTTTCCATCGGCGCGGCGGTGCAAGCATCAGCCGAACCCGCCGCCGCAATCGGCATCAGGCCGGAGGCGCTGCGCCTCGTCGACGCGCTCGAGGGCCGCATCGTCGGTACGCTGGAGCGCGTCGAGGATCTGGGGCACGAGCATTTCGGCTATTGCCGCATCGCAGATGACACCATCTGGGTGATCCGCCTTGCGACAGCGCCCGGACAGCATCTCATCGGCAAGCCAGTCGGGTTGGATTTTGCCGACGGGGCGATGTTTGTCTTCGATGCCGGCGGCAAGCGCCTGATACTTGATGACCCCACCCAGGACGCGGGGGAGGCAACCGATCGATGA
- a CDS encoding ABC transporter substrate-binding protein: protein MFRKSLAALSLCAGLWTVSAHAETISVFCAPTEFELCTTVANAWKEKTGNEAKINKMPALLDDAIPLYQQLLAAKSTDVDVLFLDVIWLGMFKSNLLDLKTLIPQADQDKHFASTLNAAKLSGNLVAMPAYMDVGLMFYRKDLLEKYGKQPPKTWDELATTAKEIQDKERAAGHPDMWGYAWQAKSYEGLTCDAIELIASNGGGTIISDDGKVTIDNPQAAEAIGKAKGWIGSISPEGVLNYDEEASRAIFESGNAVFHRNWPYVWGTSHQAGSSIIDKVGVMPLPVGKEGQKSSGCLGPMYYGVSKYSAKPNIAADFVNFITGPDMQKVRALKDAVNPSIPALYSDPEILAKIPFLKDNQQAFADSAVRPSGYTGTSYNRVSQAFYRTVHDMLSGGTDVKSGLTSLAGRLEKLKESR, encoded by the coding sequence ATGTTTAGGAAAAGCCTTGCTGCCCTCTCTCTCTGCGCTGGCCTCTGGACGGTCTCGGCCCATGCCGAAACAATCTCCGTCTTCTGCGCGCCGACAGAATTTGAGTTGTGCACGACCGTCGCCAATGCCTGGAAGGAGAAGACAGGCAATGAGGCAAAGATCAACAAGATGCCCGCGCTGCTGGATGATGCGATCCCGCTCTATCAGCAGCTGCTTGCGGCAAAATCAACCGATGTCGATGTCCTGTTTCTCGACGTCATCTGGCTCGGCATGTTCAAGAGCAACCTGCTCGACCTGAAGACGCTGATCCCGCAGGCCGATCAGGACAAGCATTTTGCCTCGACGCTCAATGCCGCAAAACTGAGTGGCAATCTTGTCGCCATGCCCGCCTACATGGATGTCGGGCTGATGTTCTACCGCAAGGATCTTCTGGAGAAATACGGCAAGCAACCACCCAAGACCTGGGATGAACTGGCGACGACCGCCAAGGAAATCCAGGACAAGGAACGTGCCGCCGGCCACCCCGACATGTGGGGATATGCCTGGCAGGCAAAGAGCTATGAAGGGCTGACCTGCGATGCCATCGAACTCATCGCGTCGAACGGCGGCGGCACGATCATATCCGACGACGGCAAGGTGACGATCGACAACCCGCAAGCCGCAGAGGCAATCGGCAAGGCCAAAGGCTGGATCGGCTCGATCAGCCCCGAGGGCGTGCTGAACTATGACGAGGAAGCATCGCGCGCAATCTTCGAATCCGGCAACGCGGTCTTCCACCGCAACTGGCCCTATGTTTGGGGGACGTCGCACCAGGCAGGAAGCTCCATCATCGACAAGGTCGGCGTGATGCCGCTTCCGGTCGGTAAAGAGGGGCAAAAGTCCAGCGGTTGCCTTGGGCCGATGTATTACGGCGTGTCGAAATACTCGGCCAAGCCGAACATCGCAGCCGACTTCGTCAACTTCATCACCGGCCCTGACATGCAGAAAGTGCGTGCGCTCAAGGACGCGGTCAATCCGTCCATCCCGGCGCTCTATAGCGATCCCGAAATCCTGGCCAAGATCCCCTTCCTCAAGGACAACCAGCAGGCCTTTGCCGACAGCGCCGTTCGCCCATCCGGCTATACCGGCACCAGCTACAACCGGGTGTCGCAGGCCTTCTATCGTACGGTCCACGACATGCTGTCCGGGGGCACCGACGTCAAATCGGGCCTGACGTCGCTTGCAGGCCGGCTTGAGAAACTCAAGGAAAGCCGCTGA
- a CDS encoding GntR family transcriptional regulator has protein sequence MVDRGDPRPLHKQVYEALLASIRDGKLPLRGKLPSERELVDLYNVSRITVRHAIRELTQQGVVQSQPGKGLYVTEHGGGFELQVLKSFTSTALANGRNPGHRLIEASIVRAPLDISRPLFLAPGAEVVVLTRLRLIDNIPAVIQTDWIPAGRVAGLLDLDWGVANRSLYAELRERYRIYPKRGQTTLSARIATDEETAILELTPPAAVLTVDQIAFDDRNRPVNMTALVHHPARYPLTLLQSETGDFTQY, from the coding sequence ATGGTTGACCGAGGCGATCCACGCCCGCTGCACAAGCAAGTCTATGAAGCGTTGCTGGCGTCCATCCGCGACGGCAAGCTTCCCTTGCGTGGCAAGCTGCCGTCCGAGCGCGAACTCGTCGATCTCTACAATGTCAGCCGCATTACGGTCCGCCATGCTATCCGCGAGTTAACCCAGCAGGGCGTGGTCCAAAGCCAGCCCGGCAAGGGGCTCTACGTCACCGAGCATGGCGGCGGATTCGAGCTGCAGGTTTTGAAGAGTTTCACCAGCACTGCACTGGCCAACGGTCGCAATCCCGGCCATCGCCTGATCGAAGCCAGCATCGTCCGCGCGCCGCTCGACATAAGCCGACCGCTGTTCCTCGCGCCCGGCGCGGAGGTGGTCGTGCTGACCAGATTGCGTCTGATCGACAATATACCGGCGGTCATCCAGACCGACTGGATTCCCGCCGGCCGCGTCGCCGGCCTTCTGGATCTCGACTGGGGCGTTGCCAACCGTTCTCTCTATGCGGAATTGCGCGAACGCTACCGGATTTATCCGAAGCGTGGACAGACGACCTTGAGTGCGCGCATCGCCACCGATGAAGAAACGGCCATATTGGAGCTTACGCCGCCGGCTGCCGTTCTGACGGTCGACCAGATTGCCTTCGACGATCGCAACCGGCCGGTGAACATGACGGCGCTTGTGCATCATCCAGCCCGCTATCCGTTGACGCTGCTACAGTCGGAAACCGGTGATTTCACGCAATATTGA
- a CDS encoding glycoside hydrolase family 25 protein, with amino-acid sequence MRLTAISAILLASLVLSGCSTSSGAGDLAAGLPSPETTNSITQTSGPVPSVSVGEVIAQSERQQGLYASPAPGPRPQAFLSVTKTEGTPLPSERPVAMLMPANPRISSIAPQSRSPIYARRFRDAKPINFGLSSPRKLAVHGVDVSRWQGDIDWQTLQTQGGANFVYIKATDGGDHLDPMFKQNWRKAKEAGLKRGAYHFFYWCRTGAEQADWFIRNVPKEAGALPPVIDVEWNGESSCKQRVSRERVLEKMQTFMDKLERYYGQRPIIYTAPDFYRDNLRGAFLEHPFWLRAVAEHPSKVYPGRKWLFWQYSGSGLSHGVEGRIDLNAFHGSEDEWHKWVATN; translated from the coding sequence ATGCGTCTAACGGCTATATCAGCAATCCTTCTTGCCTCCCTGGTATTGTCAGGTTGCTCCACCAGTTCCGGTGCGGGCGACCTCGCGGCCGGGCTTCCATCGCCCGAAACGACAAATTCCATCACTCAGACAAGCGGTCCTGTCCCTTCGGTCAGTGTCGGCGAGGTGATTGCACAGTCGGAACGGCAGCAGGGCCTATACGCTTCGCCAGCGCCCGGCCCGCGCCCACAGGCATTTCTGTCGGTCACCAAGACGGAGGGCACGCCGCTTCCATCGGAAAGGCCCGTTGCGATGCTGATGCCGGCCAACCCCAGGATTAGCAGCATAGCGCCGCAGTCGCGCTCACCGATCTACGCCCGCCGTTTTCGCGACGCCAAGCCGATCAATTTCGGCCTATCCTCGCCGAGAAAGCTTGCCGTGCACGGTGTCGACGTTTCGCGCTGGCAGGGCGACATCGACTGGCAGACGCTGCAAACGCAGGGCGGCGCAAACTTCGTCTACATCAAAGCGACCGATGGCGGCGATCACCTCGACCCGATGTTCAAGCAGAACTGGCGCAAGGCCAAGGAAGCCGGGCTGAAGCGCGGCGCCTATCACTTCTTCTACTGGTGCCGGACGGGCGCCGAACAGGCCGACTGGTTCATTCGCAACGTTCCGAAGGAAGCAGGGGCCCTACCGCCGGTGATCGATGTCGAGTGGAACGGCGAATCGAGCTGCAAGCAGCGCGTCTCTCGCGAGCGGGTCCTCGAAAAAATGCAGACCTTCATGGACAAGCTGGAGCGGTATTACGGCCAGCGTCCGATCATCTACACCGCACCGGATTTCTATCGCGATAATCTGAGGGGCGCGTTCCTCGAACACCCCTTCTGGCTGCGTGCGGTGGCTGAGCATCCATCAAAAGTCTATCCGGGCCGCAAGTGGCTGTTCTGGCAATATTCGGGTTCCGGTCTGTCGCATGGCGTCGAAGGTCGGATCGACCTCAATGCCTTCCATGGCAGCGAGGACGAATGGCACAAATGGGTGGCGACGAACTGA
- a CDS encoding galactarate dehydratase — translation MKIDRMRVFMTRDKDRPRVIVALDTDDGLTGWGECYNHGPDKALPPILDYLYGFLSGQDPTRIDYLVNLLIQQSRFPPGALGLSAISALDHCLWDLSAKAANVPVYKLLGGAVRDRVKVYAGVYTAPDAPAARDEFDRLNAEWGFTAFKLSPWRVDIHAHRWGNVVKASADYFRSLRETVRDDYEIAFDAHAQIFEPIAARQLGNALAPYDPLFYEEPLRPENIDMWGDLKQGLNCVLATGESLYNRNEFLRLLQVKGADLIQPDICVVGGISEMRRIATLAEAYFVGVAPHNPMGPLATAVNVHFSAATQNFRILEYRLPKGQAYVYGGKDIEKRQGETRYVVDPYLPKDGYLELRPDRPGWGVEMDEKAMVEEGYIHWQRRVPKRPDGSYAFA, via the coding sequence ATGAAGATCGACCGCATGCGGGTTTTCATGACCCGGGACAAGGACCGCCCCCGCGTTATCGTCGCACTCGACACGGATGACGGCCTGACGGGCTGGGGCGAATGCTACAATCACGGTCCCGACAAGGCGCTCCCACCCATTCTCGATTATCTCTACGGATTTCTGTCCGGCCAGGACCCGACGCGCATCGACTATCTGGTGAACCTGCTGATCCAGCAAAGCCGCTTTCCGCCGGGTGCGCTCGGGCTTTCTGCCATCTCGGCGCTCGATCATTGCCTGTGGGATCTCTCGGCCAAGGCCGCGAATGTTCCGGTCTACAAGCTGCTCGGTGGTGCCGTGCGCGATCGCGTCAAGGTCTATGCCGGCGTTTACACCGCGCCGGATGCGCCCGCCGCCCGCGACGAATTCGATCGCCTGAACGCCGAATGGGGCTTCACCGCCTTCAAGCTCAGCCCCTGGCGCGTCGACATCCACGCCCATCGCTGGGGCAATGTCGTCAAGGCGTCGGCGGATTACTTCCGCTCATTGCGCGAAACCGTGCGCGACGATTATGAGATCGCCTTCGATGCGCATGCGCAGATTTTCGAGCCGATCGCGGCAAGGCAGCTCGGCAACGCGCTGGCACCCTACGATCCGCTATTTTACGAGGAGCCGCTGCGTCCGGAAAACATCGACATGTGGGGCGACCTCAAGCAGGGGCTGAATTGCGTGCTGGCGACCGGGGAGTCGCTCTACAATCGCAATGAATTCCTGCGCTTGCTTCAGGTCAAGGGCGCCGACCTGATCCAGCCCGACATCTGCGTCGTCGGCGGCATCAGCGAAATGCGGCGCATCGCGACGCTTGCCGAAGCCTATTTCGTCGGCGTGGCGCCTCACAATCCGATGGGTCCGCTGGCGACCGCCGTCAACGTTCACTTCTCGGCCGCCACCCAGAACTTCCGCATCCTCGAATATCGGCTGCCCAAGGGCCAGGCCTATGTTTATGGCGGCAAGGATATCGAAAAGCGGCAGGGCGAGACACGTTATGTCGTCGACCCCTACCTGCCGAAGGATGGTTATCTGGAGCTCAGGCCCGACAGGCCCGGCTGGGGCGTCGAGATGGACGAAAAAGCGATGGTCGAAGAAGGCTACATCCATTGGCAGCGCCGCGTTCCGAAACGCCCCGACGGTTCCTATGCCTTCGCCTGA
- a CDS encoding ABC transporter ATP-binding protein, with protein MTDIVSMTGGRPLLQVKNLSVDFPLRTGNFRAVDNLSFSIEPGKTLCVVGESGSGKSVTARSILQIVDAPGRIASGSIILNGSDGSSIDIVNLNPRGRQIRAIRGRDIAMIFQEPMASLSPVHTVGDQIMEALRLHTRMSKAEARTEAISLLKQVEIPSPDKAVDRYTFQYSGGMRQRAMIAMALACKPQLLIADEPTTALDVTTQAEILDLIARLQKAYGMAVLFITHDMGVVAQIADDVLVMHNGVAKEYAPVEQIFHAPKDDYTRMLIGSVLKLEEKAEIRLARPPLDRTAAPILELRNVSMTFGEVRALDDISISLLPGETLGIVGESGSGKTTMGRSIMRLLDPSAGEILYRRADGGVIDLATAKGESLAAARRELRMVFQDPFGSLNPRMTVSQIIGEPLLVNGIARGRALDERVCDLMEQVGLDPKTRERYPHAFSGGQRQRIGIARAITLNPRIIVADEATSALDVSVRSQVLDLLMRLQDKLGLAYIFISHDIGVIRYMCDRVGVMYKGRLVEVGDADKVCNTPEHAYTQALISAIPRPDPRDRDHSRRFRYVEPDALKNGNAA; from the coding sequence ATGACCGATATCGTTTCCATGACGGGCGGGCGGCCGCTGCTGCAGGTGAAGAACCTGAGCGTCGACTTTCCATTGCGTACCGGCAATTTCCGCGCGGTCGACAACCTCTCCTTTTCGATCGAGCCGGGAAAAACGCTCTGCGTCGTCGGCGAGAGCGGATCCGGCAAGTCGGTGACGGCACGCTCGATCCTGCAGATCGTCGATGCGCCCGGCCGCATCGCTAGCGGCTCCATCATCCTGAACGGTTCAGACGGAAGCTCCATCGACATCGTCAACCTCAATCCGCGCGGACGCCAGATCCGCGCCATCCGCGGGCGTGACATCGCCATGATCTTCCAGGAGCCGATGGCCTCGCTCTCGCCGGTGCACACGGTCGGCGACCAGATCATGGAGGCGCTGCGCCTTCACACCAGGATGAGCAAGGCGGAAGCCCGCACTGAAGCCATATCACTGCTCAAACAAGTGGAGATTCCTTCTCCGGACAAAGCGGTGGACCGATACACATTTCAATATTCCGGCGGCATGCGCCAGCGCGCCATGATCGCCATGGCGCTCGCCTGCAAGCCGCAGCTTCTGATCGCCGACGAGCCGACCACGGCGCTCGATGTGACCACGCAGGCCGAAATCCTCGACCTGATCGCCCGGCTGCAAAAAGCCTATGGCATGGCAGTGCTGTTCATCACCCATGACATGGGCGTCGTGGCGCAGATCGCCGATGATGTGCTGGTCATGCACAATGGCGTCGCCAAGGAATATGCGCCGGTTGAACAGATCTTTCACGCACCGAAGGACGACTATACGCGGATGCTGATCGGCTCCGTCCTGAAGCTTGAGGAGAAGGCCGAGATCAGGCTGGCACGGCCGCCACTCGACAGGACGGCGGCGCCCATTCTCGAACTGCGCAACGTGTCGATGACCTTCGGTGAAGTGAGAGCGCTCGATGACATCTCGATATCGCTGCTTCCGGGTGAAACGCTCGGCATCGTTGGCGAAAGCGGCTCGGGCAAGACCACCATGGGCCGCTCGATCATGCGTCTCCTCGATCCGAGCGCCGGCGAGATCCTCTATCGCCGCGCTGATGGTGGCGTCATCGATCTGGCGACCGCGAAGGGAGAGAGTCTCGCGGCCGCACGGCGCGAATTGCGCATGGTCTTCCAGGATCCTTTCGGTTCCCTCAATCCCCGCATGACTGTCTCCCAGATCATCGGCGAGCCGCTGCTCGTCAATGGTATCGCCAGGGGCCGGGCGCTGGACGAGCGCGTTTGCGACCTGATGGAACAGGTGGGCCTCGACCCGAAGACGCGCGAACGATATCCGCACGCTTTTTCCGGAGGCCAGCGCCAACGCATCGGCATTGCCCGCGCCATCACCCTCAACCCGCGCATCATCGTCGCCGACGAGGCAACCTCGGCGCTCGACGTATCCGTCCGCTCTCAGGTGCTCGACCTGTTGATGCGGCTGCAGGACAAGCTCGGCCTCGCCTATATCTTCATCAGCCACGATATCGGCGTCATCCGTTACATGTGCGACCGTGTCGGCGTGATGTACAAAGGCCGGCTTGTCGAAGTCGGCGATGCGGACAAGGTCTGCAACACACCCGAGCACGCCTATACGCAAGCGCTCATCTCCGCCATTCCCCGCCCAGATCCGCGTGATCGGGACCACTCGCGCCGTTTCCGCTACGTCGAGCCGGATGCGCTGAAAAACGGCAACGCCGCGTGA
- a CDS encoding ABC transporter permease: MADIAVTNIQPDRAAVASQWQLIWWAFRRHKLAMVALFVTVAMYIVAIVPGFFAINDPYLQNARATFHPPQSVHFIDTDNGLSLGLHYYPLKLSRDPETLAAIFKEDRTKRVDISLFGRGYEYSVLGLFNSNIHLLASSDKTTPLLLFGADRLGRDVFSRTVQGAQISLSIGLVGVFFSLLLGIVLGGISGYYGGRLDFFIQRLIDFVLSLPTIPIWLAMAAALPQGWPAALQYMMITIILSLTGWAQLARVVRGRFLSLRTEEFVAAARLDGARESRIIFRHMLPSFASHIIASITLAVPAMILAETSLSFLGLGLQPPTISWGVLLREAQNIRSIATAPWLFMPGLAVVIAVMALNLLGDGLRDAADPYNK, translated from the coding sequence ATGGCCGACATCGCCGTCACAAACATTCAGCCGGATCGTGCCGCCGTCGCCTCGCAATGGCAGCTGATCTGGTGGGCCTTCCGCCGGCACAAGCTTGCCATGGTGGCCCTCTTCGTCACCGTGGCGATGTATATCGTCGCCATCGTTCCGGGCTTCTTCGCCATCAACGACCCCTACCTGCAGAATGCACGGGCGACGTTTCATCCGCCGCAGAGCGTGCATTTCATCGATACCGACAACGGTCTTTCCTTGGGCCTGCACTATTATCCGTTGAAGCTTAGCCGCGACCCGGAAACGCTGGCGGCCATCTTCAAGGAGGACAGGACGAAGCGGGTCGACATCAGCCTGTTCGGCCGTGGCTACGAATATTCGGTGCTGGGTCTTTTCAACTCCAACATCCATCTGCTCGCCTCCTCCGACAAGACTACTCCCCTCCTCCTCTTCGGAGCGGACCGGCTTGGTCGCGATGTGTTCAGCCGGACGGTGCAGGGCGCGCAGATTTCGCTATCGATCGGTCTTGTCGGCGTCTTCTTCTCGCTGCTGCTCGGCATCGTGCTCGGCGGTATCTCCGGCTATTACGGCGGCCGTCTCGATTTCTTCATCCAGCGATTGATCGATTTCGTGCTGTCGCTGCCGACGATCCCGATCTGGCTCGCCATGGCCGCGGCGCTGCCGCAGGGCTGGCCGGCCGCCCTGCAATACATGATGATCACCATCATCCTGTCATTGACCGGCTGGGCGCAGCTCGCCCGTGTCGTCCGGGGCCGCTTCCTGTCTCTGCGCACGGAAGAATTCGTGGCCGCCGCAAGGCTCGACGGCGCCCGCGAGAGCCGGATCATCTTTCGTCACATGCTGCCAAGCTTCGCCAGCCATATCATCGCTTCGATCACGCTTGCCGTGCCGGCGATGATCCTTGCGGAGACGTCGCTCTCCTTCCTGGGGCTTGGCCTGCAACCGCCCACCATCTCCTGGGGCGTGCTGCTGCGCGAGGCGCAGAACATCCGCTCGATCGCCACGGCGCCATGGCTCTTCATGCCGGGCCTTGCTGTCGTCATCGCCGTCATGGCGCTCAATCTTCTCGGCGACGGCCTGCGCGATGCGGCCGATCCCTATAACAAATGA